The following proteins come from a genomic window of Musa acuminata AAA Group cultivar baxijiao chromosome BXJ1-7, Cavendish_Baxijiao_AAA, whole genome shotgun sequence:
- the LOC135678999 gene encoding uncharacterized protein LOC135678999, with the protein MARQPSPDIDDELFNEIYGKEYTGPLQSAETTTPKGDTSKRPLSGSQSDEEDEPRDPNAVPTDFTSREAKVWEAKAKATERNWKKRKEEEMICKICRESGHFTQGCPSTLGANRKSADFFERVPARDKNVRALFSEKVINQIEKDVGCRIKMDEKFLIVSGKDRLVLTKGVDAVHKVIQDGKDRKRSPSSSNRNDSRSPDGSPKGSHVRRSESQRSHSSPRNTSRLPSRGFNQERPADNHVRQESSRMSRGSPRAYANDGGKGHATRSKSPLRTAFGRDAYKSYDGHDHYTGMHDNNWDVARLRSDSHSECKVNFPSYPQSLEELEMEFKKELMELGKLHDQEEDDENYKHRQCVRQLREDHTKKLAIMRGMHIKQWEEFLQLDVRRRQQACQTVFNQPSLPEYDQSARNMQYVGSGLPMDSTNIYQYAGENFSAPRPHDAYSEFQHQRHEDFGNAYGRY; encoded by the exons ATGGCTAGACAACCGAGCCCTGATATTGACGATGAACTCTTTAACGAAATTTATGGAAAGGAATATACTGGTCCTCTGCAATCAGCTGAGACTACCACCCCAAAAGGAGATACAAGCAAGAGGCCGCTTTCTGGTAGTCAGTCTGATGAGGAAGATGAGCCTCGAGATCCTAACGCTGTACCAACCGATTTCACGAGTAGAGAGGCCAAGGTGTGGGAGGCTAAAGCCAAGGCGACTGAAAGGAactggaagaaaagaaaagaagaagagatgaTATGCAAGATTTGCAGAGAGTCGGGACATTTCACCCAG GGATGTCCATCTACTCTCGGAGCAAATCGTAAATCTGCTGATTTTTTCGAAAGAGTTCCAGCAAGAGACAAGAATGTGAGAGCCCTTTTTTCTGAGAAGGTGATAAATCAAATCGAGAAGGATGTTGGATGTAGGATAAAAATGGATGAGAAATTTCTGATTGTCAGTGGAAAAGATAGATTAGTTTTGACAAAAGGTGTAGATGCTGTGCATAAAGTGATTCAGGATGGAAAGGATAGAAAGAGAAGCCCTAGTAGTTCAAACAGAAATGACTCTAGATCACCTGATGGAAGTCCCAAGGGTTCTCATGTAAGGCGTTCTGAATCTCAGAGGTCTCATTCTAGTCCAAGAAACACGTCACGCCTCCCAAGCAGGGGCTTCAATCAGGAAAGGCCTGCTGACAATCATGTTCGTCAAGAGTCGAGTAGAATGTCTAGGGGTTCTCCACGAG CTTATGCTAATGATGGAGGAAAAGGCCATGCAACTCGTTCAAAATCTCCTCTCCGCACAGCATTTGGTCGCGATGCGTATAAATCATATGATGGACACGATCATTATACTGGAATGCATGATAACAACTGGGATGTGGCAAGATTGAGATCAGATTCCCACTCTGAGTGTAAGGTTAACTTTCCTAGTTACCCCCAATCTTTGGAAGAACTTGAAATGGAATTTAAGAAGGAGTTGATGGAACTGGGAAAGTTACATGATCAAGAAGAGGATGACGAGAACTACAAGCATCGTCAG TGTGTAAGACAGCTGAGAGAGGATCACACGAAGAAGCTGGCTATTATGAGGGGTATGCACATCAAGCAGTGGGAAGAATTTCTTCAACTTGATGTCCGAAGACGGCAACAAGCAtgccaaactgtctttaaccagccATCTCTACCAGAGTATGATCAGTCTGCCAGGAATATGCAATATGTTGGGTCTGGTTTACCAATGGATTCCACAAATATATACCAATACGCTGGCGAGAACTTTTCAGCTCCAAGGCCACATGATGCATATAGTGAATTTCAGCATCAAAGGCATGAAGATTTTGGGAATGCATATGGTCGATATTAA